The following proteins come from a genomic window of Candidatus Eisenbacteria bacterium:
- the pdxS gene encoding pyridoxal 5'-phosphate synthase lyase subunit PdxS has protein sequence METGTLRLKTGLAEMLKGGVIMDVTNAEQAKIAEEAGAVAVMALERVPADIRREGGVARMASPRKIKEIMATVSIPVMAKCRIGHFAEAQILEALGVDFVDESEVLTPADEAHHVDKFAFKVPFVCGCRDLGEALRRIGEGAALIRTKGEAGTGDVVEAVRHMRAITRGIRELSILREEELMSKAKELGAPFELLRLVARAGKLPVPNFSAGGIATPADASLMMQLGAESVFVGSGIFKSADPPARAAAIVRAVTHYGDPKVLAEVSEELGDAMPGLDVAKMAESELLQTRGW, from the coding sequence ATGGAGACTGGGACGCTGAGGCTCAAGACGGGCCTCGCCGAGATGCTGAAGGGCGGGGTCATCATGGACGTCACGAACGCCGAGCAGGCGAAGATCGCCGAGGAGGCCGGCGCCGTCGCGGTCATGGCGCTCGAGCGCGTTCCCGCCGACATCCGCCGGGAGGGCGGCGTCGCGCGGATGGCGAGCCCGAGGAAGATCAAGGAGATCATGGCCACGGTCTCGATCCCGGTGATGGCCAAGTGCAGGATCGGCCACTTCGCCGAGGCGCAGATTCTCGAGGCGCTCGGTGTCGACTTCGTCGACGAGAGCGAGGTCCTCACGCCGGCCGACGAGGCGCACCACGTCGACAAGTTCGCTTTCAAGGTTCCCTTCGTCTGCGGCTGCCGGGACCTCGGCGAGGCGCTTCGCAGGATCGGGGAGGGAGCCGCCCTCATCCGAACGAAGGGGGAGGCCGGAACGGGCGATGTCGTCGAAGCGGTTCGTCACATGCGGGCGATCACGCGGGGCATCCGGGAGCTCTCGATCCTCCGGGAGGAGGAGCTGATGTCGAAGGCCAAGGAGCTGGGCGCTCCCTTCGAGCTCCTCCGCCTCGTGGCCCGGGCCGGGAAGCTCCCTGTTCCGAACTTCTCCGCCGGGGGCATCGCCACTCCCGCTGACGCCTCGCTCATGATGCAGCTGGGGGCCGAGTCGGTCTTCGTCGGCTCAGGGATCTTCAAGAGCGCCGATCCCCCCGCCAGAGCCGCGGCGATCGTGAGGGCGGTGACCCACTACGGCGACCCCAAGGTCCTCGCGGAGGTGAGCGAGGAGCTGGGGGACGCGATGCCCGGCCTGGACGTCGCCAAGATGGCCGAGAGCGAGTTGCTACAGACGCGCGGATGGTAG
- a CDS encoding PLP-dependent aminotransferase family protein — translation MATITAMKRAKRSSNPILDGIHINRSGDRPLYAQLADALRQRMRSGLLPPGTRLPATRVVAERLRVNRATVVESYHLLRRDGWVRSGVGSGTFVMARGATLERGRTAQERAFWSPRLVALPKPEIARAAAIQPEGTIRFTSMTADPAAFPVPEFREALDEVFRREGPSCLDYGPPDGYRPLRDVIAERLARQGVAVDPSRVILVNGSQQGLELILRLLVPKGRTLLLEEPTYHLALRTARSLRMPIHGVPLDGEGLRIDLLRQALEATDAGMLYTMPVFQNPTGITMSPERRGLLLSLAEEKGLPIVEDHFDAELDYEGKAPPPLLAEGFPPGVTLLGTFSKILFPGLRVGWLVAPESLVGPLSEMKVCADLSSGLLTQMALAEFCRRGALDRHLEMIRERNRSRLGAVLQALETEMPDGCSWTRPAGGMTLWLRLPDGVDAEGVAEEALRRGVAVNPGPVFCAGDGGRDGVRLCFVREDEPRLREGVKRLAGAVRDRVGMTAARERNGAAAPTL, via the coding sequence ATGGCGACAATAACGGCGATGAAGAGAGCGAAGCGCTCATCCAATCCAATATTGGATGGGATCCATATCAACCGGAGTGGAGACCGGCCTCTCTACGCGCAGCTTGCCGACGCCTTGCGACAGAGGATGCGCTCGGGGCTCCTGCCTCCGGGGACCCGGCTTCCCGCCACAAGGGTTGTCGCCGAAAGGCTCCGCGTGAACCGCGCCACCGTGGTCGAGAGCTACCATCTCCTGAGGCGCGATGGATGGGTGCGCAGCGGCGTCGGGTCGGGGACATTCGTGATGGCGAGGGGCGCGACTCTCGAGCGCGGTCGAACCGCTCAAGAGCGAGCCTTCTGGTCCCCGCGCCTGGTTGCCCTTCCCAAGCCGGAAATCGCCCGGGCGGCGGCGATCCAGCCCGAAGGGACGATCCGCTTCACTTCGATGACCGCCGACCCGGCGGCCTTTCCGGTGCCCGAGTTCCGCGAGGCGCTGGACGAGGTCTTCAGGCGGGAGGGGCCCTCTTGTCTCGACTATGGCCCGCCCGATGGATACCGTCCCCTGCGGGATGTCATCGCCGAACGCCTCGCGCGCCAGGGGGTCGCTGTCGATCCCTCGCGCGTCATCCTGGTCAACGGGTCGCAGCAGGGTCTCGAGTTGATTCTGCGGCTGCTCGTGCCGAAGGGAAGGACGCTCCTTCTCGAGGAGCCGACCTACCATCTGGCGCTCCGCACCGCGCGTTCCCTGCGAATGCCGATCCATGGAGTGCCCCTCGATGGGGAAGGGCTCCGAATCGACTTGTTGCGGCAGGCGCTCGAAGCGACCGATGCCGGAATGCTCTACACGATGCCTGTCTTCCAGAATCCAACAGGGATCACCATGTCGCCCGAGCGGAGGGGCCTGCTTCTCTCGCTCGCGGAGGAGAAAGGGCTGCCGATCGTGGAGGATCACTTCGACGCGGAGCTGGACTACGAGGGGAAGGCGCCGCCGCCGCTCCTCGCGGAAGGCTTCCCTCCCGGGGTGACGCTGCTCGGGACGTTCAGCAAGATCCTGTTCCCGGGCCTGCGGGTCGGCTGGCTTGTCGCGCCGGAGTCGCTTGTCGGTCCGCTCAGCGAAATGAAGGTGTGCGCCGACCTGTCAAGCGGGCTCTTGACGCAGATGGCGCTTGCCGAGTTCTGCCGCCGAGGAGCCCTGGATCGTCATCTGGAGATGATCAGGGAGCGCAACCGGTCCCGCCTGGGCGCCGTCCTGCAGGCTCTGGAGACGGAGATGCCGGATGGGTGCTCCTGGACCCGTCCGGCGGGCGGCATGACCCTCTGGCTGCGCCTGCCCGACGGGGTCGACGCGGAGGGGGTCGCGGAGGAGGCTCTCAGGCGCGGCGTCGCCGTCAACCCCGGGCCGGTCTTCTGCGCGGGCGACGGGGGACGGGATGGAGTTCGCCTCTGCTTTGTCCGCGAGGATGAACCCCGACTCCGCGAGGGAGTGAAGAGACTGGCGGGCGCGGTGAGGGATCGGGTGGGCATGACGGCGGCGCGCGAGCGTAACGGCGCGGCCGCTCCGACGCTGTGA
- a CDS encoding RluA family pseudouridine synthase, which yields MDRSIRASSSSGLPSRSAPHTFPWMDSAPEFLDVSEAEHRLRLDRFLRKRRSDLGPRAIDRLLHTGAVRVRGQARGRGYFVKHGDRVEIVEPPASPALPQEPIEIFRSPHLCAASKPPGMPTNPTGAPGQSLLSWMTGKLKQAPGIVHRIDRDTSGLVLFSLSPSGHRLLEGAFRKRTLMKEYISLVSGRPKPAQGSIDIPLRRSPSSGRVRPDPAGSAARTDYETIHRFTGCALLRILPRTGITHQIRAHLAAIGHPISGDPLYGDPRRAAGSPRLWLHALAIAFPEDLARELEAPPRIEAPPWADLADHLLSLGFDYFASRT from the coding sequence ATGGACCGGTCCATTCGTGCGAGCTCGTCGTCCGGGTTGCCCTCTCGCAGCGCACCTCATACGTTCCCTTGGATGGACAGCGCGCCCGAGTTCCTCGATGTCTCCGAAGCCGAGCATCGGCTCCGGCTCGATCGCTTCCTTCGCAAGCGACGATCCGACCTCGGCCCCCGCGCCATCGATCGTCTGCTCCACACGGGAGCGGTGAGAGTCCGCGGACAGGCCCGAGGGCGCGGGTACTTCGTGAAACATGGCGACCGCGTGGAGATCGTCGAGCCGCCCGCCTCGCCCGCGCTCCCGCAGGAGCCGATCGAGATCTTCCGCTCGCCCCACCTCTGCGCGGCCTCGAAGCCGCCCGGGATGCCGACGAATCCCACCGGAGCTCCCGGACAGAGCCTCCTCTCCTGGATGACCGGCAAGCTCAAGCAAGCACCGGGCATCGTGCACCGCATCGATCGAGACACTTCCGGGCTCGTTCTCTTCTCCCTATCGCCGTCGGGCCATCGCCTGCTCGAGGGCGCTTTCAGGAAGCGGACTCTGATGAAGGAGTACATCTCCCTGGTGTCGGGCAGGCCCAAGCCGGCGCAGGGATCGATCGACATCCCGCTCCGGCGCAGCCCTTCATCCGGGCGCGTCCGGCCCGACCCCGCGGGAAGCGCGGCGCGAACCGATTATGAGACGATCCACCGATTCACCGGCTGCGCCCTGCTCAGAATCCTCCCGAGGACCGGGATCACGCATCAGATCCGGGCCCATCTGGCGGCGATCGGCCATCCCATCTCCGGAGATCCCCTCTACGGCGATCCCCGGCGCGCGGCGGGATCCCCGCGACTCTGGCTCCACGCGCTCGCGATAGCATTCCCAGAGGACTTGGCGCGAGAACTCGAGGCGCCGCCGCGCATCGAGGCCCCTCCTTGGGCGGACCTCGCGGACCATCTCTTGTCGCTGGGGTTCGACTACTTCGCCAGCAGGACGTAG
- a CDS encoding NCS2 family permease translates to MIESIFHVRASGSTVRREAFAGLTTFLTMAYIIFLNPAILSMAGMDFGSVMVATCLVAAFGTLMMAFLANYPIALAPGMGENFFLVTAVLGMGITWQQGLGAVFLAGFIFLILSILRVREMILDGVPDPLKHGIAAGIGLFIVLMGLVNGGIVVRHPIGPVVPVALGDLRGPAVQTALSGLLVTAVLAARRLPGAILIGMVATAVFGLIRGVVQYEGIVGPPPSLRPTFLQMDLGSLLDPALWPVVLIFLFMGAFDAIGTLIGVGQQGGFLKEGKLPKATRALCTDAAASMVGAALGTSDVTEYVESAAGVQAGGRTGLANVVTAGLFFFAIFLGPLVEMIGGGYEIAKGALLYPVTAPALILVGCLMARGFAHIPWDDPAPAIPAFLIAVGIPLTYSIAEGLAFGFISYPIVMLLAGRGREVKPLAYVLGVLFLLRYVLLAK, encoded by the coding sequence TCGATCTTCCATGTCCGGGCCAGCGGATCGACCGTGAGACGGGAGGCGTTCGCTGGACTGACGACCTTCCTCACGATGGCCTACATCATCTTCCTCAATCCGGCCATCCTCTCCATGGCGGGCATGGACTTCGGATCGGTGATGGTCGCGACCTGCCTCGTCGCCGCCTTCGGCACCCTGATGATGGCGTTTCTGGCGAACTACCCGATCGCCCTGGCCCCCGGGATGGGGGAGAACTTCTTCCTCGTGACGGCTGTCCTCGGCATGGGGATCACCTGGCAGCAGGGGCTCGGGGCTGTGTTCCTGGCGGGATTCATTTTCCTCATCCTGAGCATCCTCCGCGTGAGGGAGATGATCCTCGACGGGGTCCCTGATCCGCTCAAGCACGGGATCGCGGCCGGCATCGGCCTCTTCATCGTCCTCATGGGACTGGTGAACGGCGGCATCGTCGTGCGACATCCGATCGGACCCGTGGTCCCCGTCGCGCTGGGGGACTTGCGGGGGCCGGCCGTGCAGACCGCCCTTTCCGGACTGCTCGTCACCGCCGTGCTCGCGGCAAGGAGGCTGCCCGGCGCGATCCTGATCGGGATGGTCGCGACGGCGGTCTTCGGACTGATTCGCGGCGTCGTCCAGTACGAAGGTATCGTCGGCCCGCCTCCGTCCCTGCGCCCCACGTTTCTGCAGATGGACCTGGGATCGCTCCTCGATCCGGCCCTGTGGCCCGTCGTCCTGATCTTCCTTTTCATGGGCGCCTTCGACGCGATCGGGACGCTGATCGGCGTCGGGCAGCAGGGGGGGTTCCTGAAGGAGGGGAAGCTGCCCAAGGCGACCCGGGCGCTCTGCACCGACGCGGCGGCGAGCATGGTGGGGGCCGCTCTCGGAACGTCGGACGTGACCGAATATGTCGAGAGCGCGGCCGGCGTGCAGGCGGGGGGCCGCACGGGTCTCGCGAACGTCGTGACCGCCGGGCTCTTCTTCTTCGCGATCTTCCTCGGTCCTCTGGTGGAGATGATCGGAGGGGGATACGAGATCGCGAAGGGAGCCCTACTCTATCCGGTCACCGCTCCGGCCCTGATTCTCGTCGGGTGCTTGATGGCGCGGGGGTTCGCCCACATCCCCTGGGATGACCCCGCGCCGGCGATCCCGGCCTTCCTGATCGCCGTGGGGATTCCCCTGACCTACTCGATCGCCGAAGGGCTCGCCTTCGGGTTCATCAGCTACCCGATCGTGATGCTCTTGGCGGGGCGGGGACGAGAGGTGAAACCCCTCGCCTACGTGCTCGGAGTCCTGTTCCTGCTTCGCTACGTCCTGCTGGCGAAGTAG